A window of the Candida orthopsilosis Co 90-125, chromosome 1 draft sequence genome harbors these coding sequences:
- a CDS encoding Tbp1 transcription initiation factor, which produces MDSLKLPQTAAQAKVFTAPNSILFPKGLDGEAGLEENDNKDFVANGINATVKKEKSADVIESKQQEDDGATSGIVPTLQNIVATVNLDCRLDLKTIALHARNAEYNPKRFAAVIMRIRDPKTTALIFASGKMVVTGAKSEDDSKLASRKYARIIQKLGFNAKFTDFKIQNIVGSCDVKFPIRLEGLAFSHGTFSSYEPELFPGLIYRMVKPKIVLLIFVSGKIVLTGAKQREEIYAAFEAIYPVLSEFRKS; this is translated from the coding sequence ATGGATTCATTAAAGTTGCCACAAACTGCTGCTCAAGCTAAAGTGTTTACAGcaccaaattcaattttatttccTAAAGGTCTAGACGGTGAAGCGGGtcttgaagaaaatgacaaCAAGGACTTTGTTGCCAATGGAATCAACGCCACGGtcaagaaggaaaaaagTGCCGATGtcattgaatcaaaacaacaagaggATGATGGTGCCACGTCAGGAATTGTCCCTACTTTACAGAATATAGTTGCCACTGTGAATCTAGATTGCCGGTTGGATTTAAAGACCATTGCGTTGCATGCACGAAATGCCGAATATAACCCAAAGCGTTTTGCCGCTGTTATTATGAGAATCAGAGACCCTAAAACAACAGCATTGATTTTTGCCAGTGGTAAAATGGTTGTTACTGGTGCTAAATCAGAAGACGATTCCAAGTTAGCATCAAGGAAATACGCCagaattattcaaaaattagGATTCAATGCTAAATTtactgatttcaaaattcaaaatattgttgGTTCATGTGATGTTAAATTCCCTATTAGATTGGAAGGATTGGCTTTTTCACATGGTACTTTCTCTTCATATGAACCTGAATTGTTTCCTGGTTTAATTTATAGAATGGTGAAGCCAAAAATTGTGCTTTTGATTTTCGTCTCGGGAAAAATTGTGTTGACGGGTGCTAAACAAAGAGAGGAGATTTATGCTGCTTTCGAGGCTATTTATCCTGTGTTGAGTGAATTTAGGAAATCTTAG
- a CDS encoding Apn2 class II abasic (AP) endonuclease — MADLPSQQPFTKIVPKNEKSIRFVTFNVNGVKTVFNYHPWNKIDNDFNTMFDLLQADVITLQELKLTEQSLSTLKNIGHLKDYKSFISLPTKKKGYSGVGLFVRIPKTPLQQKYLTVVKAEEGLTGWLADKSGKSYRLQNDNIGGYTDIDEKQGLQIDSEGRCVVVELVNNCVVFALYCPANSSGTDEGEEFRLRFLQQLLKRCHNLKFKQGKDVIIMGDINVCLDLIDSAEGINDRLVAKQITDISDGCSFELANYNECCKFKQSRRARELMNAYVIRSMVQERIDATSGDQFLYDTTRYIQGRRKKMYTVWNTLTSSRQVNYGSRIDLILCSSQDMLKCVSNADIWPFILGSDHCPVFTDFDPWKERYTTTTSTNSIERSKLLFEAKIHFKLNKTRDISTLFGGGKKRSIQSDIGTSSSVEPTSSNTSKTPESQSNIDPSPATAKKPKLIYTSRKIVKKDTKPRAINDYFT, encoded by the coding sequence ATGGCAGATTTACCATCACAACAACCATTCACCAAAATTGTCcccaaaaatgaaaaatccATCAGGTTTGTTACGTTTAATGTAAATGGTGTCAAGACAGTATTTAATTATCACCCTTGGAACAAAATCGataatgatttcaataccATGTTTGATTTACTACAAGCAGACGTGATTACGttacaagaattgaagCTTACTGAACAGTCTTTGAGTACATTAAAAAACATTGGTCATTTGAAAGATTATAAATCTTTTATAAGTCTACCGACAAAAAAGAAGGGTTATAGTGGAGTTGGTCTCTTTGTGCGGATTCCTAAAACACCattacaacaaaaatatCTAACTGTTGTCAAGGCGGAAGAAGGTTTGACTGGTTGGTTGGCTGATAAAAGTGGGAAACTGTATAGACTACAAAATGACAATATTGGTGGGTATACCgacattgatgaaaagcAGGGTTTACAAATAGATAGTGAAGGACGATGCGTTGTTGTCGAGTTGGTAAACAACTGCGTCGTTTTCGCATTATATTGTCCAGCAAATTCACTGGGTACAGATGAAGGAGAAGAGTTTAGGCTACGGTTCTTACAACAGTTGTTGAAACGATGTCACAATTTGAAGTTCAAGCAAGGTAAAGATGTTATTATCATGGGTGATATAAATGTATgtcttgatttgattgatagTGCCGAGGGTATAAATGATAGACTAGTAGCGAAACAAATCACTGATATATCTGATGGATGTTCATTTGAGCTAGCTAACTACAATGAATGTTGCAAATTTAAGCAATCAAGACGTGCCCGTGAATTAATGAATGCTTATGTTATACGTTCAATGGTACAAGAACGAATAGACGCTACATCAGGAGACCAATTCCTTTACGATACAACAAGGTATATTCAAGGACGAAGGAAGAAAATGTATACTGTGTGGAACACATTGACAAGTTCAAGACAAGTTAATTATGGTTCAAGAATAGATTTAATATTGTGTAGTTCGCAGGATATGCTCAAGTGTGTGTCAAATGCAGATATTTGGCCCTTCATTCTAGGTAGTGATCATTGTCCTGTTTTCACAGATTTTGATCCTTGGAAAGAGAGGTATACAACCACTACCAGCacaaactcaattgaaagatcCAAGCTCTTATTTGAAGCCAAAattcatttcaaattgaacaagacgCGAGACATATCTACATTGTTTGGCGGTGGGAAAAAAAGATCTATTCAGTCAGATATAGGGACCTCATCCAGTGTTGAGCCAACGTCACTGAATACGCTGAAAACTCCAGAATCACAGTCTAATATCGATCCATCACCTGCAACGGCAAAAAAGCCAAAGTTGATATACACAAGTAGAAAAATAGTCAAAAAAGACACCAAACCAAGAGCAATAAACGATTACTTTACTTAG